A genomic segment from Stappia indica encodes:
- a CDS encoding ABC transporter permease subunit encodes MDYFIQQLINGVTLGSIYGLIAIGYTMVYGIIGMINFAHGDIFMVGAFIALIVIIALGITAATPLLLLILALCLVLVIAMALTAVWGWTVERIAYRPLRGSFRLAPLITAIGASIALQNFVQISQGARTKPLQPLLGGNIQLWETVSPEGNFVVQISYMQILIIVATLLLMAGFTFLITKTPLGRAQRACEQDRKMAALLGINVDRTISLTFVMGAALAAVAGLMFLLYYGVIDFYIGFLAGVKAFTAAVLGGIGSLPGAMLGGLLIGLIETFWSGYFSLEYKDVAAFSILAIVLIFMPEGLLGKPEVEKV; translated from the coding sequence ATGGACTACTTCATCCAACAGTTGATCAATGGCGTAACGCTCGGGTCGATCTACGGCCTGATCGCCATTGGCTACACGATGGTCTACGGGATCATCGGCATGATCAACTTCGCCCATGGAGATATCTTCATGGTCGGAGCCTTCATCGCGCTCATCGTGATCATCGCGCTGGGCATCACCGCGGCGACGCCGTTGCTGCTACTCATCCTGGCGCTCTGCCTCGTGCTGGTCATCGCCATGGCGCTGACCGCCGTCTGGGGCTGGACGGTGGAGCGGATCGCCTACCGGCCGCTGCGCGGTTCGTTCCGCCTGGCGCCGCTGATCACCGCCATCGGCGCCTCCATCGCGCTGCAGAACTTCGTGCAGATTTCGCAAGGCGCGCGCACCAAGCCGCTGCAGCCGCTGCTGGGCGGCAACATCCAGCTGTGGGAGACGGTCAGTCCGGAGGGCAACTTCGTCGTCCAGATCAGCTACATGCAGATCCTGATCATCGTCGCGACGCTGCTGCTGATGGCCGGCTTCACCTTCCTCATCACCAAGACGCCGCTCGGGCGCGCCCAGCGCGCCTGCGAGCAGGACCGCAAGATGGCCGCGCTGCTCGGCATCAATGTCGACCGCACCATCTCGCTGACCTTCGTCATGGGTGCGGCGCTGGCCGCCGTCGCCGGCCTGATGTTCCTGCTCTACTATGGCGTCATCGACTTCTACATCGGCTTCCTGGCCGGCGTTAAGGCCTTCACCGCGGCCGTTCTCGGCGGCATCGGCTCGCTGCCCGGCGCCATGCTCGGCGGCCTTCTGATCGGCCTCATCGAGACGTTCTGGTCCGGCTACTTCTCCCTTGAATACAAGGACGTGGCCGCGTTCTCGATCCTCGCCATCGTGCTGATCTTCATGCCCGAAGGCCTCCTGGGCAAACCCGAAGTCGAGAAGGTCTGA
- the livM gene encoding high-affinity branched-chain amino acid ABC transporter permease LivM: protein MAAQKQDLLAGSVKDAAVGALVAFGLFAMLIGMKTDVSIGGLSIEYRWGAVAIAVAVVFVGRLALNLFVWKSEKPVTAVLGGFVPSQEAASRFGHLITPALFVLAVVLPFLLMYFLGSRGSRQYLDLAILVTTYVMLGWGLNIVVGLAGLLDLGYVAFYAVGAYSYALLAQYFGFSFWLCLPLAGILAAFWGVILGFPVLRLRGDYLAIVTLAFGEIIRVVLLNWYEFTGGPNGLSGIPRPSFFGLEFERGEGGFADFFGLDFNSIHRIIFLYYLILVMALATNFVTMRLRKLPVGRAWEALREDEIACRSLGINTTNTKLTAFALGAMFGGFAGSFFATRQGFISPESFTFIESAVILAIVVLGGLGSQVGVVIAAVVMIGGFEFFRQFEEYRMLVFGLLMVVIMVWKPRGLISTRAPSIALDRKKAKGISADLVQEGHG from the coding sequence ATGGCCGCACAGAAACAGGATTTGCTCGCCGGCTCCGTGAAGGATGCCGCCGTGGGCGCGCTGGTCGCATTCGGCCTGTTCGCCATGCTCATCGGCATGAAGACCGACGTCAGCATCGGCGGTCTGTCGATCGAGTACCGCTGGGGCGCGGTCGCCATCGCGGTCGCCGTCGTCTTCGTCGGACGCCTGGCTCTCAACCTCTTCGTCTGGAAGAGCGAGAAGCCGGTCACCGCCGTGCTCGGCGGGTTCGTGCCCAGCCAGGAGGCGGCCTCCCGCTTCGGCCACCTGATCACCCCGGCGCTCTTCGTGCTCGCCGTGGTCCTGCCGTTCCTGCTGATGTATTTCCTCGGCTCGCGCGGTTCGCGCCAGTATCTCGATCTCGCGATCCTGGTGACCACCTACGTGATGCTCGGCTGGGGCCTCAACATCGTGGTCGGCCTCGCCGGCCTGCTGGACCTCGGCTATGTCGCCTTCTATGCGGTGGGCGCCTACTCCTATGCGCTGCTGGCCCAGTATTTCGGCTTTTCCTTCTGGCTCTGCCTGCCGCTGGCCGGCATCCTCGCCGCCTTCTGGGGCGTCATCCTCGGCTTCCCGGTGCTGCGCCTGCGGGGCGATTATCTCGCCATCGTGACGCTGGCCTTCGGCGAGATCATCCGCGTAGTGCTGCTCAACTGGTACGAGTTCACCGGCGGCCCGAACGGGTTGTCCGGCATTCCCCGGCCGAGCTTCTTCGGTCTGGAGTTCGAGCGCGGGGAGGGCGGCTTTGCCGACTTCTTCGGGCTGGACTTCAACTCCATCCACCGGATCATCTTCCTCTACTATCTGATCCTGGTGATGGCGCTCGCGACCAACTTCGTCACCATGCGGCTGCGCAAGCTGCCGGTCGGGCGGGCCTGGGAGGCCCTGCGCGAAGACGAGATCGCCTGCCGCTCGCTCGGCATCAACACCACCAACACCAAGCTGACCGCCTTCGCGCTCGGCGCCATGTTCGGCGGGTTCGCGGGCTCGTTCTTCGCCACGCGCCAGGGCTTCATCTCGCCGGAGAGCTTCACCTTCATCGAATCGGCGGTGATCCTGGCGATCGTCGTTCTCGGCGGCCTCGGCTCGCAGGTCGGCGTCGTCATCGCCGCGGTGGTGATGATCGGCGGCTTCGAGTTCTTCCGGCAGTTCGAGGAATACCGGATGCTCGTGTTCGGCCTCCTGATGGTCGTCATCATGGTCTGGAAGCCGCGCGGTCTGATCTCGACCCGTGCGCCCTCCATCGCGCTTGACCGAAAGAAGGCCAAGGGCATTTCCGCCGATCTGGTTCAGGAGGGCCACGGATGA
- a CDS encoding LysR substrate-binding domain-containing protein — MSTGSLPPLNALRALAALAQTGRVGLAADELGVTHAAVSHHLRNLEDWFGVALVRRVGRRVELTPEAERIAEVTRASLQRIGDVCHDVLETVRRPELSIACVPSFGTRYLIPRLVDFAEVAPNLRLSLLYAQHGLAQDTDISIDWFDTPPLAERYAVRLRLLSGHTRPVCSPAHLAAHGPFDTPEKLAGARLLHDETRKDWRDWLAENGLPPDLAGNGPVFSDFNLLVSAVVAGHGVALCVETMIEAELQRGDLIPLTNTLGSRDRGYWLTAAQPPGPAAQRFIEWITERMLGSVADPPDLGRAENPHTAP; from the coding sequence ATGAGCACCGGCAGCCTGCCTCCCCTCAATGCGCTCAGGGCCTTGGCCGCCCTCGCCCAGACCGGCCGCGTCGGCCTGGCCGCCGACGAACTGGGCGTCACCCATGCCGCCGTCAGCCACCATCTGCGCAATCTGGAGGACTGGTTCGGCGTCGCATTGGTGCGGCGGGTCGGACGCCGCGTCGAGCTGACGCCGGAGGCCGAGCGCATCGCCGAGGTGACGCGCGCCTCGCTGCAGCGGATCGGCGACGTCTGCCACGACGTGCTGGAGACGGTGCGCCGGCCGGAACTGTCCATCGCCTGCGTACCCTCCTTCGGCACGCGTTACCTCATTCCCCGGCTGGTCGACTTCGCGGAAGTCGCGCCGAACCTGCGGCTCAGCCTGCTCTACGCCCAGCACGGGCTGGCGCAGGACACCGACATTTCCATCGACTGGTTCGACACCCCGCCGCTGGCCGAGCGCTATGCGGTGCGCCTGCGGCTCCTGTCGGGCCACACGCGGCCGGTCTGCAGCCCGGCGCATCTGGCCGCGCACGGCCCCTTCGACACGCCGGAAAAGCTCGCCGGCGCGCGCCTGCTGCACGACGAGACGCGCAAGGACTGGCGCGACTGGCTGGCGGAAAACGGCCTGCCGCCGGACCTTGCCGGCAACGGCCCGGTGTTCAGCGACTTCAACCTCCTGGTCAGCGCCGTCGTCGCCGGCCACGGGGTGGCGCTCTGCGTGGAAACGATGATCGAGGCGGAGCTGCAGCGCGGCGACCTGATCCCGCTCACGAACACGCTTGGCAGCCGCGACCGCGGCTACTGGCTGACCGCGGCGCAGCCGCCCGGCCCGGCCGCCCAGCGCTTCATCGAGTGGATCACCGAGCGCATGCTGGGCAGCGTCGCCGACCCGCCGGACCTCGGACGGGCCGAAAATCCGCACACCGCCCCGTGA
- a CDS encoding indolepyruvate ferredoxin oxidoreductase family protein → MNAIMRSVSLDDKYVSNDGRVYLTGIQALVRLALDRSRLDRAAGLKTGGFISGYRGSPLAGFDTELVRAKRHLAPADIVFKPGVNEELGATAVWGSQKVAHHGKGSDYDGVFGIWYGKAPGVDRAGDVLRQANASGTAANGGVLALAGDDHLAKSSILPAQSEFFFQHVEMPVLNPSDIQEVLDYGLHGFALSRFSGLWSGLICLADTMDASATISVDPARLDFVFPQDRDPRRHDDLNRVMLLGNRLETERLLRDVRIPAARAYVRANGLDRVAFGASRPRIGIVATGKAYRDLRQAFELIGLTEERARDIGLAIYKVAMPWPLEPIGLSNFARGLERLLVVEHKRAFLEPQIKEIAYGWPDHARPAIWGKMTPQGNPFLSDLLELAVAEIIPALLAFLPADFVTAEMRAVAERMNRQVMWSQGHAERAARVPYFCSGCPHSSSTVVPEGARSMPGIGCHAMTEIPGRTTDGQIAMGGEGVLWVGQADFARDSHVFANVGDGTYFHSGILAIRQAVASKVPITYKILYNDAVAMTGGQPVDGILTVPQLTRQLEAEGVERIVVVSEEPDAYLGRHDLAPDTDVFHRDELMRVQEELQQVAGVTVLIYDQTCAAEKRRRRKRGNFADPDMRLFINERVCEGCGDCSVQSNCISIEPLATPFGEKRRINQSSCNKDFSCAKGFCPSFVEVEGASLRRAEASGLDLAALVAELPEAEVAGLETTLNLLIAGIGGAGVTTTAAVLAMAAHVDGKQASTLDMTGLAQKGGPVTSHLRFSTADRAIEGPRIPTASLDVLLASDMVVATNAEQLALIDRERTAGFANSRVAPTAEFVMKQTLSFDEARMLKTLDEACPLFAGHDIARIAEALFGDAIYANMMLVGMAHQAGRLPLSTTALDTAIRLNGAAVDKNLAAFHAGRVLFAAPDKILAGLPAANSVDPAAEMDLDTRIAFLGRELAAYQDEAYAQRFLDAVAQVRAADERAGNGTLRLTRTLAEGLYRAMAYKDEYEVARLYSQPDFRARLEAQFDSPRKLKVLLAPPLISRTLDARTGRPRKIAFGPWIFTAFRLLARAKRLRGTAFDPFGRTEERRMERDFASLCLADAERIAGLVGTANYGLLVELARTADTVRGFGPVKEANFAKAMVRREALLAQLAPQGEGTPVMEAAE, encoded by the coding sequence ATGAACGCCATCATGCGCTCTGTCTCCCTCGACGACAAATACGTCTCCAATGACGGCCGTGTCTACCTGACCGGCATCCAGGCGCTTGTTCGCCTCGCCCTCGACCGCAGCCGGCTCGACCGGGCGGCCGGGCTGAAGACCGGCGGTTTCATCTCCGGCTATCGCGGGTCGCCGCTTGCCGGCTTCGACACCGAGCTGGTGCGCGCGAAGCGCCATCTTGCCCCCGCCGACATCGTGTTCAAGCCCGGCGTCAACGAGGAACTCGGCGCCACCGCCGTCTGGGGCAGCCAGAAGGTCGCCCATCACGGCAAGGGCAGCGATTACGACGGCGTCTTCGGCATCTGGTACGGCAAGGCGCCGGGCGTCGACCGGGCCGGCGACGTGCTGCGCCAGGCCAATGCCAGCGGCACCGCGGCCAATGGTGGCGTGCTGGCGCTGGCCGGCGACGACCACCTCGCCAAGTCCTCGATCCTGCCGGCCCAGTCGGAATTCTTCTTCCAGCATGTCGAGATGCCGGTGCTCAACCCGTCCGACATCCAGGAAGTGCTGGACTACGGGTTGCACGGCTTCGCCCTGTCGCGCTTCAGCGGGCTGTGGAGCGGGCTGATCTGCCTTGCCGACACGATGGACGCCTCGGCGACCATCTCCGTCGATCCGGCGCGGCTCGATTTCGTCTTCCCGCAGGACCGCGACCCGCGCCGCCACGACGATCTCAACCGGGTGATGCTGCTCGGCAATCGGCTGGAGACCGAGCGGCTGCTGCGCGATGTGCGCATTCCGGCGGCGCGCGCCTATGTGCGGGCCAACGGGCTCGACCGCGTCGCCTTCGGCGCCAGCCGCCCGCGCATCGGCATCGTCGCCACCGGCAAGGCCTATCGCGACCTGCGCCAGGCGTTCGAGCTGATCGGCCTCACCGAGGAGCGAGCCCGCGACATCGGCCTTGCCATCTACAAGGTGGCGATGCCCTGGCCGCTGGAGCCCATCGGCCTGTCGAATTTCGCCCGCGGGCTGGAGCGGCTGCTCGTCGTGGAGCACAAGCGCGCCTTCCTCGAGCCGCAGATCAAGGAGATCGCCTATGGCTGGCCGGACCATGCCCGTCCGGCGATCTGGGGCAAGATGACGCCGCAGGGCAATCCCTTCCTCTCCGACCTGCTGGAACTCGCCGTTGCCGAGATCATCCCGGCGCTGCTCGCCTTCCTGCCGGCCGATTTCGTCACCGCCGAAATGCGCGCCGTCGCCGAGCGGATGAACCGGCAGGTGATGTGGTCGCAGGGCCATGCGGAGCGCGCCGCGCGGGTGCCGTATTTCTGCTCCGGCTGCCCGCACTCGTCCTCCACCGTGGTGCCGGAGGGCGCCCGCTCCATGCCCGGCATCGGCTGCCATGCGATGACGGAGATCCCGGGCCGCACCACCGACGGCCAGATCGCCATGGGCGGCGAGGGCGTGTTGTGGGTCGGCCAGGCGGACTTTGCCCGCGATAGCCACGTCTTCGCCAATGTGGGCGACGGCACCTATTTCCACTCCGGCATCCTGGCGATCCGCCAGGCCGTCGCCTCCAAGGTGCCGATCACCTACAAGATCCTCTACAACGATGCGGTGGCGATGACCGGCGGCCAGCCGGTCGACGGTATCCTCACCGTGCCGCAGCTCACCCGCCAGCTGGAGGCCGAGGGCGTCGAGCGCATCGTCGTCGTCAGCGAGGAGCCGGACGCCTATCTCGGCCGCCACGATCTTGCGCCGGATACCGATGTCTTCCACCGCGACGAGCTGATGCGCGTGCAGGAGGAGCTGCAACAGGTCGCCGGCGTCACCGTGCTGATCTACGACCAGACCTGCGCGGCCGAAAAGCGCCGCCGCCGCAAGCGCGGCAACTTCGCCGATCCCGACATGCGCCTCTTCATCAACGAGCGGGTCTGCGAGGGCTGCGGCGATTGTTCGGTGCAGTCGAACTGCATCTCCATCGAGCCGCTGGCGACGCCCTTCGGCGAGAAGCGGCGGATCAACCAGTCGTCCTGCAACAAGGACTTTTCCTGCGCCAAGGGCTTCTGTCCCTCCTTCGTGGAGGTGGAGGGGGCCTCGCTGCGCCGAGCCGAGGCGAGCGGGCTCGACCTTGCCGCCCTCGTCGCCGAGCTGCCCGAGGCGGAGGTCGCGGGGCTGGAGACGACGCTCAACCTGCTGATCGCCGGCATCGGCGGGGCCGGCGTCACCACCACGGCGGCGGTGCTGGCGATGGCCGCGCATGTGGACGGCAAGCAGGCCTCGACCCTGGACATGACCGGCCTTGCCCAGAAGGGCGGCCCGGTGACCTCGCATCTGCGCTTTTCCACCGCGGACCGGGCCATCGAGGGGCCGCGCATCCCGACCGCCAGCCTCGACGTGCTGCTCGCCTCCGACATGGTGGTGGCGACCAATGCCGAGCAGCTGGCGCTGATCGACCGGGAGCGCACTGCGGGCTTTGCCAATTCGCGCGTCGCGCCGACGGCCGAGTTCGTCATGAAGCAGACGCTCTCCTTCGACGAGGCGCGGATGCTGAAGACGCTGGACGAGGCCTGTCCGCTCTTTGCCGGTCACGACATCGCCCGCATCGCCGAGGCGCTGTTCGGCGATGCGATCTACGCCAACATGATGCTGGTCGGCATGGCGCATCAGGCCGGCCGCCTGCCGCTTTCGACCACCGCGCTCGACACCGCGATCCGCCTCAACGGCGCGGCGGTCGACAAGAACCTTGCCGCCTTCCATGCCGGCCGGGTGCTGTTCGCGGCACCGGACAAGATCCTTGCCGGTCTGCCGGCGGCGAATTCCGTCGATCCGGCCGCGGAGATGGATCTCGACACGCGGATCGCGTTTCTCGGTCGCGAGCTTGCCGCCTATCAGGACGAGGCTTACGCGCAGCGCTTCCTCGATGCGGTGGCACAGGTCCGCGCCGCCGACGAGCGCGCCGGCAACGGCACCCTGCGGCTGACGCGCACGCTCGCCGAGGGCCTCTACCGCGCGATGGCCTACAAGGACGAGTACGAGGTCGCGCGGCTCTATTCGCAGCCCGACTTCCGTGCCCGGCTGGAGGCGCAGTTCGACAGTCCGCGCAAGCTCAAGGTGCTCTTGGCGCCGCCGCTGATCTCCCGCACGCTCGACGCGCGCACGGGGCGGCCGCGCAAGATCGCCTTCGGCCCGTGGATCTTCACCGCCTTCCGCCTGCTGGCGAGGGCCAAGCGCCTGCGCGGCACCGCGTTCGATCCGTTCGGCCGCACCGAAGAGCGGCGCATGGAGCGGGACTTCGCCAGCCTCTGCCTTGCCGATGCCGAGCGCATCGCCGGTCTTGTCGGCACGGCGAATTACGGCCTGCTCGTCGAGCTCGCCCGCACTGCCGACACGGTGCGCGGTTTCGGTCCGGTGAAGGAGGCGAACTTCGCCAAGGCGATGGTCCGGCGCGAGGCGCTGCTGGCGCAGCTCGCGCCGCAGGGCGAGGGCACGCCTGTGATGGAGGCGGCGGAGTAA
- a CDS encoding GFA family protein, with the protein MGHTAGPLTGSCRCGATTIAIAADPVMTAACHCRGCQKMSSSAFSLTAMVPAEAFSVTAGEPVKGGIQGPQLDHYFCPHCKTWMFTRITGFEAVVNVRPTMFDDDERWSRPFMETMTAEKLAWVELPVARSFEGFPQPEEFPQLIAEFAARD; encoded by the coding sequence ATGGGACACACTGCCGGGCCGCTGACGGGCAGCTGCCGCTGCGGGGCCACCACGATCGCGATTGCCGCCGATCCGGTGATGACCGCCGCCTGCCACTGCCGGGGCTGCCAGAAGATGAGCTCCAGCGCCTTTTCGCTGACCGCGATGGTGCCGGCCGAGGCGTTCTCCGTCACCGCCGGCGAGCCGGTGAAGGGCGGCATCCAGGGGCCGCAGCTCGACCACTATTTCTGCCCGCACTGCAAGACCTGGATGTTCACCCGCATCACCGGCTTCGAGGCGGTGGTCAACGTGCGCCCGACCATGTTCGACGACGACGAGCGCTGGTCGCGCCCGTTCATGGAGACGATGACGGCGGAAAAGCTCGCCTGGGTCGAGCTTCCGGTGGCGCGCAGTTTCGAGGGTTTCCCGCAGCCGGAGGAGTTTCCGCAGCTGATCGCCGAGTTCGCCGCGCGCGACTGA
- a CDS encoding flavin reductase — protein sequence MTNSSAFRTGGLDGEGTQPVDRFAFREAMSRLGTAVHIATTDGVAGRGGTTVSAVASVSDAPPTVLVCVNRQARINAAIKANGLFAINTLPAEAQDLSDAFAGKGDLTFDDRFALADWHRLATGSPILRGARVALDCRVTGISEIGTHSVIFGEILGIELGERGPALIYLDRAYHRI from the coding sequence ATGACGAACAGCTCAGCCTTCAGGACGGGAGGCCTCGACGGCGAGGGCACGCAGCCCGTCGACCGCTTCGCCTTCCGCGAGGCGATGAGCCGGCTGGGCACCGCGGTGCACATCGCCACGACCGACGGCGTTGCCGGGCGCGGCGGCACCACCGTCTCGGCCGTCGCCTCCGTCTCCGACGCGCCGCCCACGGTGCTGGTCTGCGTCAACCGCCAGGCCCGCATCAACGCCGCGATCAAGGCCAACGGCCTGTTCGCCATCAACACGCTGCCGGCCGAGGCGCAGGACCTGTCCGACGCCTTCGCCGGCAAGGGCGACCTCACCTTCGACGACCGCTTCGCGCTGGCCGACTGGCATCGGCTGGCGACCGGATCGCCGATCCTGCGCGGGGCGCGCGTCGCCCTCGACTGCCGGGTGACCGGCATTTCCGAAATCGGCACCCATTCGGTGATCTTCGGCGAGATCCTCGGCATCGAGCTGGGCGAGCGCGGCCCGGCGCTGATCTATCTCGACCGCGCCTATCACCGCATCTGA
- a CDS encoding Lrp/AsnC family transcriptional regulator, with protein MSEKNLLDPSDIRVLQIMQRDASLSIAEIAREAGMSQTPCWRRIKKLKETGVIRQVVAVVDREAVGLGFVAYAFVKLAVPSRENMETFDKLLQRWPEVVICERITGAVDYLIKVVASDIKAYDDFLRLKLLDNTLVSDVQSRIVVSTVKHTVALPIRET; from the coding sequence ATGAGCGAAAAAAACCTTCTGGATCCGTCCGATATCCGCGTGCTGCAGATCATGCAGCGGGATGCCTCCCTCTCCATCGCCGAAATCGCCCGCGAGGCAGGCATGAGCCAGACCCCGTGCTGGCGCCGCATCAAGAAGCTCAAGGAGACCGGCGTGATCCGCCAGGTCGTCGCCGTCGTCGACCGGGAAGCGGTCGGGCTGGGCTTCGTCGCCTATGCTTTCGTCAAGCTGGCCGTGCCCAGCCGCGAGAACATGGAGACCTTCGACAAGCTGCTGCAGCGCTGGCCGGAAGTGGTGATCTGCGAGCGCATCACCGGCGCGGTCGACTACCTGATCAAGGTCGTCGCCAGCGACATCAAGGCCTATGACGACTTCCTGCGGCTGAAGCTGCTCGACAACACGCTGGTCTCCGACGTGCAGTCGCGCATCGTCGTCAGCACGGTGAAGCACACGGTGGCGCTGCCGATTCGCGAGACGTGA
- a CDS encoding NAD(P)/FAD-dependent oxidoreductase, with protein MRSFDAIVLGAGITGTSAALHLQGRGLRVLLVDRDAPGEEATRGNDGLIGRDAYCAPALPLTLPGILAGALTRRRGFGIDSRSLPDLARFFGECRLTAQPAAVARAARALSPLQAVAAAEHLALARAASALRFFRRTGWIKLLRSPRVRELAEVDRHFARILGVPYADLDAVEIVRLEPHLRSLEEAAIYWPESQSVSSPGGVTKAYGRLFRERGGEVEIGDAATLLDTRRGYALRTVRGEVGAPIVVLALGAGISPVLARFGLTMPLAACRTYHRHFRAVSGVSLTRPVTDLEGGFTLTPMERGLRLVGGTELMSTARALSGLPVRANALHRATATARALLPLGSAVEELPVAGVRVFVPDQLPIVGEMPGMPGLWLSVGHMRDGFSLAPAMARLLADLVTDMLPLADPQPYSPSRFLVG; from the coding sequence ATGCGCAGCTTCGACGCGATCGTCCTTGGCGCCGGAATCACCGGAACGAGTGCCGCCCTGCACCTGCAGGGGCGGGGCCTTCGCGTGCTTCTCGTCGACCGGGATGCGCCGGGAGAGGAGGCAACGCGCGGCAATGACGGGCTGATCGGCCGCGATGCCTACTGCGCACCGGCCCTGCCGCTGACCCTGCCGGGCATCCTCGCCGGCGCGCTGACCCGGCGCCGCGGCTTCGGCATCGATTCGCGCTCGCTGCCCGATCTTGCCCGTTTCTTCGGCGAATGCCGGCTCACCGCCCAGCCGGCCGCCGTGGCGCGGGCGGCGCGCGCGCTCTCCCCGCTGCAGGCGGTGGCGGCGGCCGAGCATCTGGCGCTGGCGCGGGCGGCCAGCGCCCTGCGCTTCTTCCGCCGCACCGGCTGGATCAAGCTGCTGCGCTCGCCGCGGGTGCGCGAGCTTGCCGAGGTCGACCGGCATTTCGCCCGCATTCTCGGCGTGCCTTACGCGGATCTCGACGCGGTCGAGATCGTCCGGCTGGAGCCGCATCTGCGCTCGCTGGAGGAGGCGGCGATCTACTGGCCGGAGAGCCAGTCGGTCTCCTCGCCCGGCGGCGTTACCAAGGCCTATGGCCGGCTGTTCCGCGAGCGCGGCGGCGAGGTGGAGATCGGCGATGCCGCCACGCTTCTCGACACGCGCCGGGGCTATGCGCTGCGCACCGTGCGCGGCGAGGTCGGCGCGCCGATCGTGGTGCTGGCGCTGGGCGCGGGCATCTCGCCGGTGCTGGCGCGCTTCGGGCTGACGATGCCGCTCGCCGCCTGCCGCACCTATCACCGCCATTTCCGCGCCGTCTCCGGCGTGTCGCTGACCCGGCCGGTCACCGACCTGGAGGGCGGCTTCACGCTGACGCCGATGGAGCGCGGGCTGCGGCTTGTCGGCGGCACGGAGCTGATGTCGACGGCCCGTGCGCTGTCCGGGCTTCCGGTGCGCGCCAATGCCCTGCACCGTGCGACCGCCACCGCCCGCGCGCTGCTGCCGCTCGGCTCGGCGGTGGAGGAGCTGCCGGTCGCGGGCGTGCGCGTCTTCGTGCCGGACCAGCTGCCCATCGTCGGCGAAATGCCCGGCATGCCGGGCCTGTGGCTGTCGGTCGGCCACATGCGCGACGGCTTTTCGCTGGCCCCGGCGATGGCGCGGCTCCTGGCCGATCTCGTCACCGACATGCTGCCGCTGGCCGACCCGCAGCCCTATTCGCCCTCGCGTTTTTTGGTCGGGTAA
- a CDS encoding P1 family peptidase, producing the protein MRNLITDVPGLSVGNASCEKLKSGVTVLTADTPLRASVAIHGGAPGTREAALLDPRFTVENVDALVLSGGSAFGLDAASGVQMALAAQGRGFAVGTARVPIVPGAILFDLLNGGDKDWGDTNPYGALGRTALAAASPDFEIGSHGAGTGATTATLKGGLGSASAKLSSGATVGALVAVNALGSAVLGEGPHFWAAPFEKGDEFGGLGWPAALPALPDRPRTKLDGLSEGANTTIAIIATDLALTKAELQRLAVATHDGFARALWPAHTPLDGDLIFAASTAAREMRDPLAETVEIGAVAAAVMSRAIARAVHAASPAPGDTLPTWAERFGG; encoded by the coding sequence TTGCGCAACCTGATCACCGACGTGCCCGGCCTTTCGGTCGGCAATGCCTCCTGCGAGAAGCTCAAATCCGGCGTCACCGTGCTGACCGCCGACACGCCGCTGCGCGCCTCCGTGGCGATCCATGGCGGGGCGCCGGGCACCCGCGAGGCAGCGCTGCTCGATCCGCGCTTCACGGTTGAAAACGTCGACGCGCTGGTGCTGTCTGGCGGCTCGGCCTTTGGCCTCGATGCGGCCTCCGGCGTGCAGATGGCGCTGGCCGCCCAAGGGCGCGGCTTTGCGGTGGGCACCGCGCGCGTGCCCATCGTGCCGGGGGCGATCCTCTTCGACCTGCTCAACGGCGGCGACAAGGACTGGGGCGACACCAACCCCTATGGCGCGCTCGGTCGCACGGCGCTGGCCGCAGCCTCCCCGGACTTCGAGATCGGCAGCCATGGCGCAGGCACCGGCGCGACGACGGCAACGCTGAAGGGCGGCCTCGGATCGGCCTCGGCGAAGCTGTCGTCGGGTGCGACCGTCGGCGCGCTGGTCGCGGTCAATGCGCTCGGCAGCGCGGTGCTGGGCGAGGGTCCGCATTTCTGGGCCGCGCCCTTCGAGAAGGGGGACGAGTTCGGCGGCCTCGGCTGGCCGGCAGCACTGCCCGCCCTGCCCGACAGGCCGCGCACCAAGCTCGACGGCCTCAGCGAGGGCGCCAACACCACCATCGCCATCATCGCGACGGATCTGGCGCTCACCAAGGCGGAACTGCAGCGGCTGGCGGTGGCAACCCATGACGGCTTCGCCCGCGCCCTGTGGCCGGCGCATACCCCGCTCGACGGCGACCTGATCTTCGCGGCCTCCACGGCCGCGCGCGAGATGCGCGATCCCCTGGCCGAGACGGTGGAGATCGGCGCGGTCGCAGCTGCCGTGATGAGCCGGGCGATCGCCCGCGCCGTCCATGCGGCCAGCCCCGCCCCCGGCGACACGCTGCCGACCTGGGCTGAGCGCTTCGGCGGATAG